The following proteins come from a genomic window of Limnohabitans sp. 103DPR2:
- the tuf gene encoding elongation factor Tu, whose product MAKEKFERTKPHVNVGTIGHVDHGKTTLTAAITTVLAAKFGGAAKAYDQIDAAPEEKARGITINTAHVEYETENRHYAHVDCPGHADYVKNMITGAAQMDGAILVCSAADGPMPQTREHILLARQVGVPYIIVFLNKCDMVDDAELLELVEMEVRELLSKYDFPGDDTPIIQGSAKLALEGDKGPLGEEAIMKLAAALDSYIPTPDRAVDGSFLMPVEDVFSISGRGTVVTGRIERGIIKVGEEIEIVGIADTQKTTCTGVEMFRKLLDQGQAGDNVGILLRGTKREDVQRGQVLCKPGSIKPHTHFTGEIYVLSKDEGGRHTPFFNNYRPQFYFRTTDVTGAIELPEGKEMVMPGDNVSITVKLINPIAMEEGLRFAIREGGRTVGAGVVAKIIA is encoded by the coding sequence ATGGCAAAAGAGAAATTTGAGCGGACAAAACCGCACGTGAACGTTGGCACCATTGGTCACGTTGACCACGGCAAAACAACATTGACAGCTGCGATCACCACCGTGTTGGCAGCCAAGTTCGGCGGCGCTGCTAAAGCGTACGACCAAATTGACGCAGCGCCTGAAGAGAAGGCTCGCGGCATTACGATTAACACAGCGCACGTTGAGTACGAGACAGAAAACCGTCACTACGCACACGTTGACTGCCCAGGCCACGCTGACTATGTGAAGAACATGATCACGGGTGCGGCTCAGATGGACGGCGCTATTTTGGTGTGCTCTGCTGCTGACGGCCCCATGCCCCAGACACGTGAGCACATCTTGTTGGCTCGCCAAGTGGGCGTGCCTTACATCATCGTTTTCTTGAACAAGTGCGACATGGTGGACGACGCCGAGTTGCTCGAGTTGGTGGAAATGGAAGTTCGCGAGTTGTTGTCCAAGTACGACTTCCCCGGCGACGACACACCGATCATTCAAGGCTCAGCCAAGCTGGCTTTGGAAGGCGACAAGGGTCCTTTGGGCGAAGAAGCCATCATGAAGTTGGCAGCAGCTTTGGACTCCTACATCCCTACGCCTGACCGCGCAGTGGACGGCTCTTTCTTGATGCCAGTGGAAGACGTGTTCTCCATCTCGGGTCGCGGCACAGTGGTGACAGGCCGTATCGAGCGCGGCATCATCAAGGTTGGTGAAGAGATCGAGATCGTTGGTATTGCTGACACGCAAAAAACCACATGTACAGGCGTTGAGATGTTCCGCAAGTTGCTGGACCAAGGTCAAGCTGGTGACAACGTGGGTATTTTGCTCCGCGGCACCAAGCGCGAAGACGTGCAGCGCGGCCAAGTGCTGTGCAAGCCCGGCTCTATCAAGCCCCACACACACTTCACAGGCGAGATCTATGTCTTGTCTAAAGACGAAGGTGGCCGTCACACGCCATTCTTCAACAACTACCGTCCTCAGTTCTACTTCCGTACGACTGACGTGACAGGCGCGATCGAATTGCCAGAAGGCAAAGAGATGGTGATGCCTGGTGACAACGTGTCGATCACTGTGAAGTTGATCAACCCGATCGCCATGGAAGAAGGTCTGCGTTTTGCGATCCGCGAAGGCGGCCGCACTGTGGGCGCTGGCGTTGTTGCCAAAATCATCGCTTAA
- the secE gene encoding preprotein translocase subunit SecE gives MATSEVQTVGSTADKLKLGLAIVLAVASLAAFYVLSKQGALAQWGALIAGLAVAVVVFLLSETGKQFVSFGQDAVREVKKVVWPERKEAMQITAYVFVFVVVMALFLWLTDKTLEWVFYDLILGWKK, from the coding sequence ATGGCAACTTCTGAAGTTCAAACCGTAGGTTCCACCGCTGACAAGCTCAAGCTTGGCTTGGCCATTGTGTTGGCCGTGGCATCTTTGGCTGCTTTCTATGTGCTCTCCAAGCAAGGCGCTTTGGCCCAGTGGGGTGCCTTGATTGCTGGTTTGGCTGTCGCTGTTGTGGTGTTCTTGCTCTCAGAAACCGGCAAACAATTCGTGTCGTTCGGCCAAGATGCTGTGCGCGAAGTTAAGAAAGTCGTGTGGCCCGAGCGCAAGGAAGCCATGCAAATCACTGCTTACGTTTTTGTGTTTGTGGTGGTCATGGCGCTGTTCTTGTGGCTGACGGACAAAACACTCGAGTGGGTTTTTTACGATCTGATCTTGGGGTGGAAAAAATAA
- the nusG gene encoding transcription termination/antitermination protein NusG produces the protein MTDAVDNAPKAGESTNPDLKWYVVHAYSGMEKAVERNIIERIQRAEMQSKFGRILVPTEEVVEMKNGQKRTTERKFFPGYVLVEMVMDDETWHLVKHTNKVTGFVGGAKNRPAPISEDDVRKIVNQMQEGTDKPRHKVEFEVGEYVRVKEGPFTDFNGTVEEVNYEKNKMRVSVTIFGRATPVELEFGQVEKT, from the coding sequence ATGACTGACGCTGTTGATAACGCGCCTAAAGCGGGCGAATCCACCAATCCAGACTTGAAGTGGTATGTGGTTCATGCCTATTCAGGCATGGAGAAGGCTGTTGAGCGCAACATCATTGAGCGCATTCAACGCGCCGAGATGCAAAGCAAATTTGGCCGCATTCTGGTTCCCACTGAAGAAGTGGTTGAGATGAAGAATGGCCAAAAGCGCACCACCGAGCGCAAGTTTTTCCCTGGCTACGTGCTGGTCGAGATGGTCATGGACGATGAGACATGGCACTTGGTCAAACACACCAACAAAGTCACTGGCTTTGTGGGTGGTGCCAAAAACCGTCCTGCCCCTATTTCAGAAGATGACGTTCGCAAGATCGTCAATCAAATGCAAGAAGGCACCGACAAGCCCCGCCACAAGGTGGAGTTTGAAGTGGGCGAATATGTGCGCGTGAAAGAAGGCCCGTTCACGGACTTCAACGGCACGGTGGAAGAAGTGAATTACGAGAAAAACAAAATGCGTGTGTCTGTCACGATCTTTGGACGTGCGACACCGGTCGAACTAGAGTTCGGCCAAGTCGAAAAAACTTAA
- the rplK gene encoding 50S ribosomal protein L11: MAKKIVGFVKLQVPAGKANPSPPIGPALGQRGLNIMEFCKAFNAQTQGVEPGLPLPVVITAFADKSFTFIIKTPPATTLIKKAIKLDKGSARPHADKVGKISRAQLEEIAKTKMKDLNAADLDAAVRIIAGSARSMGVNVEGV; the protein is encoded by the coding sequence ATGGCGAAAAAAATCGTCGGCTTCGTTAAGCTGCAAGTTCCAGCTGGCAAGGCCAATCCATCACCCCCTATCGGCCCAGCTTTGGGTCAACGTGGTTTGAACATCATGGAATTCTGCAAGGCGTTCAACGCCCAGACCCAAGGTGTTGAGCCAGGTCTGCCTTTGCCAGTGGTGATCACTGCTTTTGCCGACAAGAGCTTCACGTTCATCATCAAGACGCCACCAGCGACCACCTTGATCAAGAAAGCCATCAAGTTGGACAAGGGTTCTGCCCGTCCACACGCTGACAAAGTTGGCAAGATTTCTCGCGCTCAGCTCGAAGAAATTGCAAAGACAAAAATGAAAGACTTGAACGCTGCTGATTTGGACGCTGCTGTCCGCATCATCGCGGGTTCTGCACGCTCCATGGGCGTGAATGTGGAGGGCGTATAA
- the rplA gene encoding 50S ribosomal protein L1, translating into MSKLTKKQKALVGKVDANKLYAVADALALVKECATAKFDESIDVAVQLGIDAKKSDQVVRGAVVLPNGTGKTKRVAVFAQGAKAEEAKAAGADVVGMDDLAAQVKAGDMPFDVVIAAPDAMRIVGTLGQILGPRGLMPNPKVGTVTADVATAVKNAKAGQVQFRVDKAGIVHGAIGLRSFDVEKLQGNLAALIDALNKSKPATSKGVYLRKVAVSSTMGVGVRVDTQSIAA; encoded by the coding sequence ATGTCCAAGTTGACTAAGAAACAAAAAGCACTGGTTGGCAAAGTTGACGCCAACAAGTTGTACGCTGTGGCCGATGCATTGGCTTTGGTGAAAGAGTGCGCAACTGCCAAGTTCGATGAGTCCATCGACGTGGCCGTGCAACTCGGTATCGATGCCAAGAAATCTGACCAAGTGGTGCGTGGCGCCGTGGTCTTGCCTAACGGCACTGGTAAAACAAAACGCGTGGCCGTGTTCGCCCAAGGCGCTAAAGCTGAAGAAGCCAAAGCTGCTGGTGCAGACGTGGTGGGCATGGACGATTTGGCTGCACAAGTCAAAGCCGGTGACATGCCTTTCGACGTGGTGATCGCTGCTCCCGACGCAATGCGCATCGTGGGTACTTTGGGCCAAATCTTGGGCCCCCGTGGTCTGATGCCTAACCCCAAAGTTGGCACCGTGACTGCTGACGTGGCCACTGCCGTTAAAAATGCAAAAGCCGGTCAAGTTCAGTTCCGTGTTGACAAAGCCGGTATCGTGCACGGCGCGATTGGCTTGCGTTCATTCGACGTTGAAAAGTTGCAAGGCAACTTGGCTGCATTGATCGATGCATTGAACAAATCAAAACCAGCAACCAGCAAAGGTGTTTACCTGCGCAAAGTCGCTGTGTCTTCCACCATGGGTGTGGGCGTTCGCGTCGACACACAATCCATCGCGGCTTGA
- the rplJ gene encoding 50S ribosomal protein L10 → MSLNRSEKEAVISEVTSLAAKAQTLVIAEYRGITVTDMTKLRSDARSKGVSLSVLKNTLARRAVAGTSFEVVSDQMTGPLIYGFSVDAVAAAKVVADFAKTNDKLVIRGGAISGKVLDANGVKQLSNIPSKDVLLAQLCGLMKSPISRTAVVLGALAAKKGETAAA, encoded by the coding sequence TTGAGTCTTAATCGCAGTGAGAAAGAAGCGGTCATTTCAGAAGTGACCAGCCTCGCCGCTAAAGCTCAAACGCTGGTGATTGCGGAATACCGCGGCATCACGGTCACTGACATGACCAAACTGCGTTCTGATGCACGTAGCAAAGGTGTGAGCCTGAGTGTGTTGAAAAACACCTTGGCCCGCCGTGCTGTTGCCGGAACATCGTTTGAAGTTGTCTCTGATCAGATGACCGGTCCGCTGATCTATGGCTTCTCTGTAGATGCTGTGGCTGCTGCAAAAGTAGTCGCTGACTTCGCGAAAACCAACGACAAGTTGGTCATTCGCGGTGGTGCCATCTCAGGCAAAGTTTTGGATGCCAACGGCGTTAAGCAACTGTCAAACATCCCATCCAAAGATGTGTTGTTGGCTCAGTTGTGCGGCTTGATGAAGTCACCAATTTCCCGTACCGCAGTGGTGTTGGGTGCATTGGCGGCCAAAAAAGGCGAAACGGCTGCCGCGTAA
- the rplL gene encoding 50S ribosomal protein L7/L12, producing MSFDKDAFLTALDSMTVLELNDLVKAIEEKFGVSAAAMAAPAAGGGGGGAAAAEEQSEFNVMLVEAGANKVSVIKAVREITGLGLKEAKDMVDGAPKAVKEGASKADAEAAKKKLEEAGAKVELK from the coding sequence ATGTCATTTGATAAAGACGCATTTTTGACCGCTCTCGACAGCATGACGGTCTTGGAACTCAACGACTTGGTGAAAGCCATCGAAGAGAAATTTGGCGTGAGCGCCGCAGCCATGGCAGCACCTGCTGCTGGTGGTGGCGGTGGCGGTGCCGCTGCTGCTGAAGAGCAATCAGAATTCAACGTGATGTTGGTTGAAGCAGGCGCTAACAAAGTGTCCGTCATTAAAGCTGTTCGCGAAATCACTGGCTTGGGCTTGAAAGAAGCCAAAGACATGGTTGACGGCGCACCTAAGGCTGTTAAAGAAGGCGCTTCTAAAGCTGACGCTGAAGCTGCTAAGAAAAAGCTGGAAGAAGCCGGCGCCAAAGTCGAACTCAAGTAA
- the rpoB gene encoding DNA-directed RNA polymerase subunit beta gives MAYSFTERKRIRKSFGSRESVLEVPYLLQMQKDAYTSFLQAGVAPNKRAHEGLQAAFESAFPIVSHNGFVEMKFLEYNLAKPAFDVRECQTRGLTFASAVRARVQLIIYDRDSSTSQSKVVKEVKEQEVYMGEVPLMTDKGSFIINGTERVIVSQLHRSPGVFFEHDKGKTHSSGKLLFSARIIPYRGSWLDYEFDPKDLLYFRVDRRRKMPVTILLKAIGLNPESILANFFVNDNFRLMDSGAQMEFVSERLRGEVARFDITDKSGKVVVAKDKRITVRHTRELEQSGTTHISVPEDFLIGRVVARNIVDTDTGEIIAKANEELTEALLKKLRSAGVQEIQCIYTNELDQGAYISQTLRVDETVDEFAARVAIYRMMRPGEPPTEDAVQALFQRLFYNPDTYDLSRVGRMKFNARVGRDESTGPMVLTNEDILAVVKILVDLRNGRGEVDDIDHLGNRRVRCVGELAENQYRTGLARIEKAVKERLGQAEQEPLMPHDLINSKPISAALKEFFGASQLSQFMDQTNPLAEITHKRRVSALGPGGLTRERAGFEVRDVHVTHYGRVCPIETPEGPNIGLINSLALYARLNEYGFIETPYRRVVDGKVTMDIDYLSAIEEGKYVIAQANATLDKEGRLTDGLVSAREKGESILCGVDRIQYMDVSPAQIVSVAASLVPFLEHDDANRALMGANMSRQAVPVLRPEKPLVGTGIERVAAVDSGTVVTATRGGVVDYVDATRIVIRVNDNETQAGEVGVDIYNLIKYQRSNQNTNIHQRAIVKRGDKLAKGDVIADGASTDLGEIAIGQNMLIAFMPWNGYNFEDSILISERVVSEDRYTSIHIEELVVMARDTKLGAEEITRDIPNLSEQQLGRLDESGIIYVGAEVQPGDVLVGKVTPKGETTLTPEEKLLRAIFGEKASDVKDTSLRVDQGSQGTVIDVQVFTREGIVRDKRAQQIIDDELKRFRLDLNDQLRIVEADAFDRIEKLLIGKVANGGPQKLAKGTKLDKAYLESIEKFHWFDIRPADEDIAGQLESIKNSLEQTRHSFDLAFEEKRKKLTQGDELPAGVLKMVKVYLAVKRRLQPGDKMAGRHGNKGVVSKIVPVEDMPYMADGTPADIVLNPLGVPSRMNVGQVLEVHLGWAAKGIGHRIGDMLQAEARVAEFRKLFEELYNGIGRKEDLSQLSDQDVLAMAENLKGGLPFATPVFDGAAEEEIRAMLKLAYPDDLAARKGLTATRTQAHLFDGRTGEAFERPTTIGYMHFLKLHHLVDDKMHARSTGPYSLVTQQPLGGKAQFGGQRFGEMEVWALEAYGASYVLQEMLTVKSDDVQGRTKVYESIVKGEHTISAGMPESFNVLVKEIRSLGLDIELERS, from the coding sequence ATGGCCTATTCATTTACCGAACGCAAACGCATTCGCAAAAGTTTTGGAAGCCGCGAAAGCGTGCTCGAAGTTCCCTACTTGCTGCAAATGCAAAAAGACGCCTACACGTCATTTTTGCAAGCAGGCGTAGCCCCCAACAAACGTGCCCACGAAGGCCTGCAAGCTGCATTTGAATCAGCTTTCCCCATCGTGTCACACAACGGTTTTGTCGAGATGAAGTTTCTCGAGTACAACTTGGCCAAGCCGGCCTTTGATGTGCGCGAATGCCAAACACGTGGCCTCACCTTTGCATCCGCTGTGCGCGCTCGCGTTCAGTTGATCATCTACGATCGTGACTCTTCTACATCACAATCCAAAGTTGTGAAAGAAGTGAAAGAGCAAGAAGTCTACATGGGCGAAGTGCCCCTGATGACAGACAAAGGCTCGTTCATCATCAACGGTACAGAGCGCGTGATCGTGTCTCAGTTGCACCGTTCGCCTGGCGTGTTCTTCGAACACGACAAGGGCAAGACACACAGCTCTGGCAAATTGTTGTTCAGTGCGCGCATCATTCCTTACCGCGGTTCTTGGCTCGACTACGAATTCGATCCCAAAGACTTGCTGTACTTCCGTGTTGACCGTCGTCGCAAGATGCCCGTCACCATTTTGCTCAAAGCCATTGGCTTGAACCCAGAATCAATTCTGGCCAACTTCTTTGTGAACGACAACTTCCGCTTGATGGACAGTGGCGCACAAATGGAATTTGTGTCCGAGCGTCTGCGCGGCGAAGTGGCCCGTTTCGACATCACCGACAAGTCTGGCAAAGTGGTTGTCGCCAAAGACAAGCGCATTACCGTTCGTCACACACGTGAACTCGAACAGTCTGGCACCACGCACATCAGCGTGCCAGAAGACTTCCTGATTGGCCGCGTGGTGGCTCGCAACATTGTCGACACCGACACTGGCGAAATCATTGCCAAGGCCAACGAAGAACTCACAGAAGCATTGCTCAAAAAATTGCGCTCTGCTGGCGTGCAAGAAATTCAGTGTATCTACACCAACGAACTCGACCAAGGCGCGTACATTTCGCAAACATTGCGTGTGGACGAAACCGTTGACGAATTCGCAGCACGTGTGGCCATCTACCGCATGATGCGCCCTGGTGAGCCACCCACAGAAGACGCAGTGCAGGCTTTGTTCCAGCGCTTGTTCTACAACCCCGACACGTACGATTTGTCACGCGTGGGCCGCATGAAGTTCAACGCCCGTGTGGGCCGCGACGAGTCCACCGGTCCGATGGTGCTGACCAACGAAGACATCTTGGCCGTGGTCAAGATCTTGGTTGACTTGCGCAATGGCCGCGGCGAAGTCGATGACATCGATCACTTGGGCAATCGCCGCGTACGTTGCGTGGGCGAGTTGGCCGAGAACCAATACCGTACCGGTTTGGCACGTATCGAAAAAGCTGTGAAAGAGCGTTTGGGTCAAGCAGAGCAAGAGCCTCTGATGCCTCACGATCTGATCAACTCCAAGCCAATTTCTGCAGCACTCAAAGAGTTCTTTGGTGCATCCCAGTTGTCACAGTTCATGGACCAAACCAATCCTTTGGCAGAGATCACGCACAAGCGTCGTGTGTCTGCCCTTGGCCCAGGTGGTTTGACACGTGAACGTGCAGGCTTTGAAGTGCGTGACGTGCACGTGACCCACTACGGTCGTGTGTGCCCTATTGAAACGCCTGAAGGTCCGAACATTGGTTTGATCAACTCACTCGCCTTGTATGCGCGTTTGAACGAGTACGGTTTCATTGAGACACCTTACCGCCGCGTGGTGGATGGCAAAGTCACCATGGACATCGATTACTTGTCCGCCATTGAAGAAGGCAAGTACGTCATTGCCCAGGCCAATGCCACTTTGGACAAAGAAGGTCGCTTGACCGACGGTCTGGTGTCTGCCCGTGAAAAAGGTGAATCCATTTTGTGCGGTGTTGATCGCATTCAATACATGGACGTGTCACCTGCACAGATCGTGTCTGTGGCGGCCTCTTTGGTGCCGTTCCTTGAGCACGATGACGCCAACCGCGCGTTGATGGGTGCCAACATGTCACGTCAAGCCGTGCCCGTGTTGCGTCCTGAGAAGCCATTGGTCGGTACCGGTATCGAGCGCGTTGCTGCGGTTGACTCTGGCACCGTGGTCACCGCCACTCGCGGTGGTGTGGTCGACTATGTCGATGCCACCCGCATCGTGATTCGTGTCAACGACAACGAAACCCAAGCGGGTGAAGTGGGCGTGGACATTTACAACCTCATCAAATACCAACGTTCTAACCAGAACACCAACATTCACCAACGCGCCATTGTGAAGCGTGGTGACAAGTTGGCCAAGGGTGACGTGATTGCCGACGGCGCATCGACTGACCTGGGCGAAATCGCCATCGGTCAAAACATGCTGATCGCTTTCATGCCTTGGAACGGTTACAACTTCGAAGACTCGATCTTGATCTCCGAGCGCGTGGTGTCTGAAGACCGCTACACCTCGATTCACATCGAAGAGTTGGTGGTGATGGCACGCGATACCAAGTTGGGTGCCGAAGAAATCACACGCGATATTCCTAACTTGTCAGAGCAGCAATTGGGCCGCTTGGACGAGTCCGGCATCATCTACGTGGGTGCAGAAGTGCAACCTGGCGATGTGTTGGTGGGCAAGGTCACACCTAAAGGTGAAACCACACTCACACCAGAAGAGAAGCTGCTCCGTGCTATCTTCGGTGAAAAAGCCAGCGACGTGAAAGACACCTCATTGCGCGTGGATCAAGGTTCTCAAGGTACCGTGATCGACGTTCAAGTGTTCACACGCGAAGGCATCGTGCGCGACAAGCGTGCGCAACAAATTATTGACGACGAACTCAAGCGCTTCCGCTTGGATTTGAACGATCAGTTGCGCATCGTTGAAGCCGACGCCTTTGACCGTATCGAAAAACTCTTGATCGGCAAAGTTGCCAACGGTGGTCCACAAAAGCTGGCCAAAGGCACCAAGCTCGACAAGGCTTACCTCGAGTCCATCGAGAAGTTCCACTGGTTCGACATTCGTCCTGCAGACGAAGACATCGCCGGTCAACTCGAGTCCATCAAGAACTCACTTGAGCAAACACGTCACAGCTTTGACTTGGCCTTCGAAGAGAAGCGCAAGAAGCTCACGCAAGGCGACGAGTTGCCAGCAGGCGTGCTCAAAATGGTCAAGGTCTACTTGGCAGTCAAGCGTCGCTTGCAGCCTGGTGACAAGATGGCCGGCCGTCACGGTAACAAGGGTGTGGTCTCCAAGATCGTTCCCGTTGAAGACATGCCTTACATGGCCGACGGCACCCCTGCCGACATCGTGTTGAACCCCTTGGGCGTTCCTTCACGTATGAACGTGGGTCAGGTGCTCGAAGTTCACTTGGGCTGGGCTGCCAAAGGCATTGGCCACCGCATTGGTGACATGTTGCAAGCAGAAGCCCGCGTGGCCGAGTTCCGCAAGCTGTTCGAAGAACTCTACAACGGCATTGGCCGTAAAGAAGACTTGTCTCAGTTGTCTGACCAAGACGTCTTGGCCATGGCGGAAAACCTCAAAGGTGGTTTGCCATTCGCAACGCCCGTGTTCGACGGTGCTGCGGAAGAAGAAATTCGCGCCATGTTGAAGTTGGCTTATCCCGATGACTTGGCTGCACGCAAAGGTTTGACTGCAACGCGCACACAAGCTCATTTGTTTGATGGCCGTACCGGTGAAGCTTTCGAGCGTCCCACCACCATCGGCTACATGCACTTCTTGAAGTTGCACCACTTGGTCGACGACAAAATGCACGCCCGTTCCACAGGTCCTTACTCACTGGTCACGCAGCAGCCTTTGGGCGGCAAGGCCCAGTTTGGTGGCCAGCGTTTCGGCGAGATGGAGGTGTGGGCTTTGGAAGCTTACGGTGCCTCCTATGTGTTGCAAGAGATGCTCACGGTCAAGTCCGACGACGTGCAAGGTCGTACCAAAGTGTACGAAAGCATCGTCAAAGGCGAACACACCATCAGTGCCGGCATGCCCGAATCCTTCAACGTCTTGGTCAAGGAAATTCGTTCCTTGGGTCTCGACATTGAACTCGAGCGTTCTTGA